The uncultured Bacteroides sp. DNA segment CCCATCCGGAAGTTATAAAGCGAGCTCCACTATCATACATCGCTTCTTATCTATTGATGACCCCGGAAACGCTAAGCCGGGTTAGAGCAGGAAGTTTATAAAAAATCGGCATTTAATGCATTATTTGATTTAGGTCAAATGCTATCTAAAACAAACGTTCTATCTTTGTGCACACAAAAGGTAGTTTTTTAGGTATAGGAATAAAGATCGTTTTTAGGTAACAACTTTAAAAAGGCAATATGGCTATGAAGGCATATTGCCTTTTTTTATTATTTCCTTGTGGCATTCAAAATAAATTATTTATATTTGTCTTTTTCGAAGAATAGCAATTTAGCACATTGAAAAAGACAACACCAAATCTTGTATTCATACTTATAATTGCTTCCTCCTTACTTTCAGGATGCAATCACAACAACAAAGACGACCATAAGAACAAGCGCCAATTCCCAGATAGCCTTTTGTGCGAAGGTGACATTGTTTTTCGACGAGGAACAGGATTAATAAGCAAAGTCGTATTAGCAGCTGATAGAAAGGGAACATATTCGCACATTGGCATTATAGTAATGGATAAGGGGATATGGAAGGTAGTGCATGCTGTACCGGGAGAACCTGATTTTGAAAAAGACCCTGACAGAATAAAAATGGAAACTACAGAAGTCTTTTTCAGCGAACAAAGAGCGATATACGGAGCTGTAATGCGAATAAAAGGCGAGCCCCAAAAAAGTATAAAAGCGGCAAAAAGAGCGATATATTTATTTAGAAAAAGAATTTTATTCGACCATGAGTATAACCTTAACGATTCGTCAAAAATGTACTGTACCGAATTGATCCATTATGTATATAAACAAGAAGGCATAGATCTGACGAAAGGAAAATGCAGCAAAATAAATATACCGGGATTTAGTGGAACATATTTGCTACCGGGAGACATACAGCAAAGTGATGAGCTGATTTCAATATTTCATTTTGAATGAAAATCTTCATCTATTAACCTATAAAGAAAATGTTTATGAAAAAAGTTATTTATTTAGGATTGTTTGCCATGACCATGTTCTTGGTAGCAGCTTGTTCAGCCAATTCTCCGGGTACAGCAGCCAAAAAGTATGCCGGCTATATTCAATCGGG contains these protein-coding regions:
- a CDS encoding YiiX/YebB-like N1pC/P60 family cysteine hydrolase gives rise to the protein MKKTTPNLVFILIIASSLLSGCNHNNKDDHKNKRQFPDSLLCEGDIVFRRGTGLISKVVLAADRKGTYSHIGIIVMDKGIWKVVHAVPGEPDFEKDPDRIKMETTEVFFSEQRAIYGAVMRIKGEPQKSIKAAKRAIYLFRKRILFDHEYNLNDSSKMYCTELIHYVYKQEGIDLTKGKCSKINIPGFSGTYLLPGDIQQSDELISIFHFE